A genomic stretch from Achromobacter spanius includes:
- the hutI gene encoding imidazolonepropionase, whose protein sequence is MRQIWRHCHAATMAGGAYSVIEGAAIVTHADRIEWIGHEADLPPVDAAQEHDLGGAWVTPGLIDCHTHLVFGGNRSKEFEQRLQGVDYARIAAQGGGIASTVRATREASEDALYVSARQRALHLLRDGVTTVEVKSGYGLDLPNERKMLRVARRLGQTLPMTVQATCLAAHALPPEFAGRADDYIDDVARRMLPVLAAEGLIDAVDAFCEHLAFSPEQVERVFQAAKHLDLPVKLHAEQLSSLHGATLAARYGALSADHLEYLTESDVRAMADAGTVAVLLPGAFYALRETQLPPLDLLRRHGVPIAISTDLNPGTSPVLSLRLMLSMACTLFKMTPEEALAGATVNAARALGLHATHGALEVGKVADFVAWRVAHPAELAYWIGGDIPKRVIRHGALVEVAALA, encoded by the coding sequence ATGAGACAGATCTGGCGACATTGCCACGCCGCCACCATGGCAGGCGGGGCCTACTCAGTGATTGAAGGCGCGGCCATCGTGACCCATGCCGATCGCATCGAATGGATCGGCCACGAAGCGGACCTGCCGCCAGTGGATGCGGCGCAGGAACACGACCTGGGCGGCGCGTGGGTGACGCCCGGGCTGATCGACTGCCACACGCACCTGGTCTTTGGCGGCAACCGCAGCAAGGAATTCGAGCAGCGGCTGCAAGGCGTGGACTACGCAAGGATCGCGGCGCAGGGCGGCGGCATCGCCAGTACGGTGCGCGCCACGCGCGAGGCCTCCGAAGACGCGCTGTATGTCAGCGCCCGCCAACGCGCGCTGCATCTGCTGCGCGATGGCGTAACCACGGTAGAGGTCAAGTCAGGCTATGGCCTGGACCTGCCCAATGAACGCAAGATGCTGCGCGTGGCGCGGCGCCTGGGCCAGACGCTGCCGATGACGGTGCAGGCCACCTGTCTGGCGGCGCACGCGCTGCCGCCGGAATTCGCGGGGCGCGCGGATGACTACATCGACGACGTGGCGCGGCGCATGCTGCCGGTGCTGGCGGCCGAAGGGCTGATTGATGCGGTCGATGCGTTTTGCGAGCATCTGGCGTTTTCCCCCGAGCAGGTTGAACGGGTGTTTCAGGCCGCCAAGCATCTGGATCTGCCCGTGAAGCTGCACGCCGAGCAATTGTCTTCGCTGCATGGCGCCACGCTTGCCGCCCGCTACGGGGCCTTGTCCGCGGACCATCTGGAATACCTGACCGAAAGCGATGTGCGGGCGATGGCCGACGCCGGCACCGTGGCGGTGCTGTTGCCGGGCGCGTTCTACGCGCTACGTGAAACGCAGTTGCCGCCCTTGGACCTGCTGCGCCGCCATGGCGTGCCCATTGCCATTTCAACCGACCTGAACCCGGGCACTTCGCCCGTGTTGTCGCTGCGCTTGATGTTGAGCATGGCGTGCACGCTGTTCAAGATGACGCCGGAAGAAGCGTTGGCGGGCGCCACGGTGAACGCGGCGCGCGCGCTGGGCTTGCATGCCACGCACGGCGCGCTGGAAGTCGGCAAGGTGGCGGACTTTGTCGCCTGGCGCGTGGCGCATCCGGCGGAGCTGGCGTACTGGATCGGCGGAGATATCCCGAAGCGCGTGATCCGTCATGGCGCGCTGGTGGAAGTGGCGGCGCTGGCCTGA
- a CDS encoding methyl-accepting chemotaxis protein, translating to MTQLLKDITIRRMILCTLLAISALVTGLSAISVNGLRSAGEALATSGDLLHEVSALSRVNDQIMRARLRLSRQLEYAAEGQAAKAAEEGRSIDSALAEARKQQAIFIELATKDAPDTILQPMQAGFDALVNGGIAVQRQHLEAGDIARAREHASTVVVSASRAFGKSMENYEAYAKDRETQMWEDAAAQRQQAYVGMGSVLGVCLLLLVLGDRYVVIFVRRPLDMVKAHFQRIAGGDLTTPIASYGKNCVGQLIPYLQEMQNSLVHTVHAVREGVVEINAGSSEIAAGNQDLSSRTEQQAASLEETAASMEQLLSTVTSNAENARQANQMAATASQVVQRGGMAVQEAVSTMREIAQDSGRIEDIVGVIDGIAFQTNILALNAAVEAARAGEEGKGFAVVAAEVRSLAQRSAGAAKEIKQLLSASSATVQAGSAQVEAAGHTMQEILETIERLTLLVNDIATASQEQVTGIDQVNTAVNQMDQVTQQNAALVEEAAAAAMSLETQAQRLQGAVSAFRLPTLIQDQRQMAIAA from the coding sequence ATGACACAGTTACTGAAAGACATCACGATCCGACGCATGATTCTGTGCACCCTGCTCGCCATCAGCGCGCTGGTCACGGGCTTGTCAGCCATCAGCGTCAACGGATTACGCAGCGCCGGGGAAGCGCTTGCCACCAGCGGCGACCTGCTGCACGAGGTTTCGGCGCTATCCCGGGTCAATGACCAGATCATGCGCGCCCGCCTGCGCTTGTCGCGGCAATTGGAATATGCCGCCGAAGGCCAGGCCGCCAAGGCGGCCGAAGAAGGCCGCAGCATCGACAGCGCGCTTGCCGAAGCGCGCAAGCAGCAGGCCATCTTTATTGAATTGGCCACCAAGGACGCCCCCGACACCATCCTGCAACCCATGCAAGCGGGCTTTGACGCGCTGGTCAACGGCGGCATCGCGGTGCAACGCCAGCACCTGGAAGCGGGCGACATCGCGCGTGCGCGCGAGCACGCCTCCACGGTCGTGGTGTCGGCCAGCCGCGCCTTCGGCAAGAGCATGGAAAACTACGAGGCCTATGCCAAGGACCGCGAAACGCAAATGTGGGAAGACGCCGCCGCCCAGCGCCAGCAGGCCTATGTCGGCATGGGCAGCGTGCTCGGCGTCTGCCTGTTGCTGCTGGTGCTGGGCGACCGCTACGTGGTGATATTCGTGCGACGCCCGCTGGATATGGTCAAAGCCCACTTTCAGCGCATCGCCGGCGGCGACCTGACCACGCCCATCGCCTCGTATGGCAAGAACTGCGTGGGGCAACTCATTCCCTATCTGCAGGAAATGCAGAACAGCCTGGTGCATACCGTGCACGCCGTGCGCGAGGGCGTGGTCGAGATCAACGCCGGTTCCAGCGAAATCGCGGCCGGCAACCAGGACCTGTCCAGCCGCACCGAGCAACAGGCGGCGTCGCTGGAAGAAACGGCCGCCAGCATGGAACAGTTGCTGTCCACCGTGACCAGCAACGCCGAGAACGCCCGCCAGGCCAACCAGATGGCGGCCACCGCCAGCCAGGTGGTGCAGCGCGGCGGCATGGCCGTGCAGGAAGCGGTCAGCACCATGCGCGAGATTGCGCAGGATTCGGGCCGCATCGAAGACATCGTCGGCGTCATCGACGGCATTGCCTTCCAGACCAACATCCTGGCGCTGAACGCGGCGGTCGAAGCCGCACGCGCGGGCGAGGAAGGCAAGGGCTTTGCCGTGGTGGCCGCCGAAGTGCGGTCGTTGGCGCAGCGCAGCGCCGGGGCCGCGAAAGAGATCAAGCAACTGCTGTCGGCGTCCAGCGCCACCGTGCAGGCCGGCTCGGCCCAGGTCGAAGCGGCCGGGCACACCATGCAGGAAATCCTGGAGACCATCGAACGCCTGACGCTGCTGGTCAATGACATTGCCACAGCGTCGCAGGAGCAGGTGACGGGCATCGACCAGGTCAACACCGCCGTGAACCAGATGGACCAGGTCACGCAGCAGAACGCCGCGCTGGTGGAAGAAGCCGCGGCAGCCGCCATGTCGCTGGAAACCCAGGCGCAACGCCTGCAAGGCGCCGTCAGCGCGTTCCGCCTGCCGACGTTGATCCAGGACCAACGGCAGATGGCTATCGCGGCCTGA
- a CDS encoding MFS transporter, which yields MLPFSRNTVYPAGAGLPASERVGALLAVMLAVCMASLDTAIANTALPTIARDLQASDAGSIWVISGYQLAMVAGLLPAAALGEILGHRRVYMVGLVVFTLSSLACGLAPSLPTLVVARILQGLGAAGVMSVNGALLRFIYPSSMLGRGLGLNAMVVGLSFAAGPTAASAILLLGSWHWLFLINVPIGILAAVLGLRGLPETARAPHGFDGIAAVLCALTLGLFVLGSNELAHGAPWPRIALEWGGAIASLWLLMRRQAGHPAPILAVDLLRRPLFALSAATAVCAFAAQGLAFVSLPFMLQTVLGYSQVHTGFLITPWPVVVAFMAPIAGRLSDRYPAGILGGVGLALLAVGMVLLALLPAAPSAWDICWRMAICGAGFGFFQSPNLRAIMTSAPASRAGGASGMIGTVRLLGQASGAALVAACFHVSTTHGAITALWLGGLCAALACIASFSRLRFDASEPMACPSPRPMK from the coding sequence ATGCTCCCGTTCTCCCGCAATACCGTCTATCCGGCAGGCGCCGGCCTGCCTGCTTCGGAGCGCGTTGGCGCGCTGCTCGCCGTCATGTTGGCGGTGTGCATGGCAAGCCTGGACACGGCCATTGCCAACACCGCGCTGCCCACCATCGCGCGCGACCTGCAGGCCAGCGACGCCGGGTCTATCTGGGTCATCAGCGGCTATCAACTGGCCATGGTGGCCGGGCTGCTGCCCGCCGCCGCGCTGGGCGAAATCCTGGGTCATCGGCGGGTGTACATGGTGGGCCTGGTGGTGTTCACCTTGTCGTCGCTAGCCTGTGGGCTGGCGCCGTCCCTGCCCACGCTGGTGGTGGCGCGCATTCTGCAAGGACTGGGCGCGGCCGGCGTGATGAGCGTGAACGGCGCCTTGCTGCGCTTTATCTATCCGTCCTCCATGCTGGGACGCGGCCTGGGCTTGAACGCGATGGTGGTGGGCTTGTCGTTCGCGGCCGGCCCAACCGCCGCGTCGGCCATCCTGTTGCTGGGGTCCTGGCACTGGCTGTTTCTGATCAATGTGCCCATCGGCATCCTGGCCGCGGTGCTGGGCCTGCGCGGCCTGCCCGAAACCGCGCGCGCGCCGCACGGCTTTGACGGCATTGCCGCCGTGCTGTGCGCGCTGACGCTGGGCCTGTTCGTGTTGGGCTCCAATGAGCTGGCCCATGGCGCGCCCTGGCCGCGCATCGCGCTGGAATGGGGTGGCGCCATCGCCAGCCTGTGGCTGCTGATGCGACGCCAGGCCGGCCACCCGGCGCCCATCCTGGCGGTTGACCTGCTGCGGCGCCCCTTGTTCGCCCTGTCAGCCGCCACCGCTGTCTGCGCCTTCGCCGCGCAGGGGCTGGCGTTTGTGTCGCTGCCGTTCATGTTGCAGACCGTGCTGGGCTACAGCCAGGTGCATACCGGATTCCTGATTACGCCGTGGCCGGTGGTGGTGGCCTTCATGGCCCCGATCGCGGGGCGCCTGTCCGACCGCTACCCCGCCGGCATCCTGGGCGGCGTCGGCCTGGCGCTGCTGGCCGTGGGCATGGTGCTGCTGGCTTTGCTGCCAGCCGCCCCTTCCGCGTGGGATATCTGCTGGCGCATGGCCATCTGCGGCGCGGGCTTCGGTTTTTTCCAGTCGCCCAATCTGCGGGCCATCATGACGTCGGCGCCCGCGTCCCGGGCGGGCGGCGCCAGCGGCATGATCGGCACCGTGCGGCTGCTGGGCCAGGCGTCCGGCGCGGCGCTGGTGGCCGCGTGCTTTCACGTGTCCACCACGCACGGCGCGATAACCGCCTTGTGGCTGGGCGGCCTGTGCGCCGCCTTGGCCTGCATCGCCAGCTTTTCGCGCTTGCGTTTTGATGCGTCGGAACCGATGGCATGCCCGTCGCCGAGACCGATGAAATAG
- a CDS encoding site-specific recombinase translates to MLTSLWRKWRATHHGGPQLDVILANADPDAPLADRNLWLVDLCRWLDRPGVPTQTAPQPPAQTPTLTPAQADAAAPDTAASPRYPQHMRLRYLLQVLEHTPERAARVAATLRSLMTDNDPTSLLCDTGVAAHPGFWNEFWNRVQTRLLPPPPTHGDMFNLFSQIFRRRGAVEWIEALDDETLARMSAVFRTGARADATPDLAAAPAVEPFPPHIEQALTSSIQVLVSQVRATGLGQDIRSRLPGPVQDSPFFALAPAVAELCDRAPDMPEDVFARRLNLFRALLDRCRLAVQGVFDELAENGVSVDVVFQIERMKLRLARIELLLNVWVDPTHRHKFVHLTTELIRSTQARNSIRHLVSSAFAQLARRVMERTAQTGEHYIARDSIEYLAMLKASLGGGFVMVFTVYLKFFILSLHLDKLVEGLLTALNYAGGFLVIHFAHFSLATKQPAMTGPTLAHRLDDSHTPEGRDAFLDDTLAMIRSNAAAIAGNLAVVFPLAWAVQWVAVNALQRPLINADKAEETLASFSIWGATPLYAAATGVLLWLSSLIAGWADNWFALHRVHDVMAYSRRARQLLGARGALRWAGFWQRNISGIAANVSLGLMLGLGPAIVELLGAHVEVRHVTLSAGQLGTVIGTLGWDIVRTQGFWLAVAGLAVTGLLNVAVSFALAFNVALRSRDLRRGDRDSLSAGVRQRIWQRPATLFWPVKPRPAPKQT, encoded by the coding sequence ATGCTTACCTCCCTTTGGCGCAAGTGGCGGGCTACGCACCACGGCGGGCCGCAATTGGACGTGATACTGGCCAACGCCGATCCGGACGCGCCGCTGGCCGACCGCAATTTATGGCTGGTGGACCTGTGCCGCTGGCTGGACCGCCCCGGCGTTCCGACTCAAACCGCGCCGCAACCCCCGGCCCAGACTCCAACCCTGACCCCGGCCCAGGCCGACGCCGCAGCCCCTGACACCGCGGCAAGCCCCCGCTACCCGCAGCACATGCGCCTGCGTTACCTGCTGCAAGTGCTGGAACACACCCCCGAGCGTGCCGCGCGCGTTGCCGCCACGCTGCGTTCCCTGATGACCGACAACGACCCGACTTCGCTGCTGTGCGACACGGGTGTGGCCGCGCATCCCGGCTTCTGGAACGAGTTCTGGAACCGTGTCCAGACGCGCCTGCTGCCGCCGCCCCCCACTCATGGCGACATGTTCAACCTGTTCTCGCAGATCTTCCGCCGCCGAGGCGCGGTGGAATGGATCGAGGCCCTGGACGACGAGACGCTGGCCCGCATGTCCGCCGTATTTCGCACCGGCGCGCGCGCGGACGCCACGCCCGACCTCGCCGCCGCGCCCGCCGTTGAACCGTTTCCCCCACACATCGAACAAGCGCTGACCAGCAGCATCCAGGTGCTGGTCAGCCAGGTGCGCGCCACCGGCCTGGGCCAGGACATTCGATCTCGCCTGCCGGGTCCTGTGCAGGACTCGCCGTTCTTTGCGCTGGCCCCCGCCGTGGCCGAACTGTGCGACCGCGCGCCCGACATGCCTGAGGACGTCTTCGCACGCCGCCTGAACCTGTTCCGCGCGCTGCTGGACCGCTGCCGCCTGGCCGTGCAAGGCGTCTTTGACGAGCTCGCGGAGAACGGCGTGTCGGTCGACGTCGTGTTTCAGATCGAACGCATGAAACTGCGCCTGGCGCGCATCGAACTGCTGCTGAACGTTTGGGTGGATCCGACGCATCGCCATAAATTCGTGCACCTGACCACCGAGCTGATCCGGTCCACCCAGGCGCGCAACAGCATCCGCCACCTGGTGAGCTCGGCGTTCGCACAACTGGCGCGCCGGGTCATGGAACGCACGGCCCAGACCGGCGAACACTACATCGCGCGGGACAGCATCGAATACCTGGCGATGTTGAAAGCCTCGCTGGGCGGCGGTTTCGTCATGGTGTTCACGGTGTATTTGAAGTTCTTCATCCTGTCACTGCACCTGGACAAGCTCGTCGAAGGGCTGTTGACGGCCTTGAATTACGCGGGCGGCTTCCTGGTGATCCACTTTGCGCACTTCTCGCTGGCCACCAAGCAGCCCGCCATGACCGGGCCCACGCTGGCCCACCGCCTGGACGATTCCCACACGCCAGAGGGCCGCGACGCCTTCCTGGACGACACGCTGGCCATGATCCGGTCCAATGCCGCGGCCATCGCGGGCAACCTGGCCGTGGTGTTTCCGCTGGCCTGGGCGGTGCAGTGGGTGGCGGTCAATGCCCTGCAGCGGCCGCTTATCAACGCGGACAAGGCAGAGGAAACGCTGGCGTCGTTCTCCATCTGGGGCGCGACCCCGCTCTACGCTGCCGCCACCGGCGTGCTGCTGTGGCTGTCCAGCCTGATCGCGGGTTGGGCCGACAACTGGTTCGCCCTGCACCGCGTGCACGACGTGATGGCCTATAGCCGCCGCGCGCGGCAACTGCTTGGCGCGCGCGGCGCGCTGCGCTGGGCCGGGTTCTGGCAACGCAACATTTCCGGCATCGCGGCCAACGTGTCGTTGGGCCTGATGTTGGGCTTGGGACCCGCCATCGTCGAACTGCTTGGCGCACATGTGGAGGTGCGCCACGTGACGCTCAGCGCCGGCCAGCTTGGCACGGTGATCGGCACGTTGGGATGGGACATCGTGCGCACGCAGGGGTTCTGGCTGGCCGTGGCCGGCCTGGCCGTCACGGGCCTGCTGAATGTGGCGGTCAGCTTCGCGCTGGCGTTCAATGTGGCGCTGCGTTCGCGCGACCTGCGCCGCGGTGACCGCGACTCGCTCTCGGCTGGCGTGCGGCAGCGCATCTGGCAGCGCCCCGCGACGCTTTTCTGGCCGGTCAAGCCTCGGCCCGCGCCCAAGCAGACCTGA
- a CDS encoding DUF2809 domain-containing protein, whose amino-acid sequence MTLTFNGRAFAALLAVTALLAVIALYGAPYPFLRGFMGDVVAVGWAFLLYRTFIRARVLPLAVAALLTGYAVEFCQYLARLYGLQIQQPVLRVVLGSVPDWWDVLAYTVGFVVVLMLAGANERRQHAASLQHARMRASLRARR is encoded by the coding sequence ATGACCCTGACTTTCAATGGGCGCGCCTTCGCCGCCCTGCTTGCCGTAACCGCGCTGTTGGCCGTGATTGCCCTGTATGGCGCGCCCTATCCGTTCTTGCGCGGGTTCATGGGTGACGTGGTGGCGGTGGGTTGGGCGTTTTTGCTGTACCGCACGTTCATCCGCGCGCGCGTGTTGCCGCTGGCGGTTGCTGCGCTGTTGACCGGTTACGCGGTCGAATTCTGCCAATACCTGGCGCGGCTTTACGGCTTGCAGATTCAGCAGCCGGTGTTGCGGGTGGTGCTGGGCAGCGTGCCCGATTGGTGGGACGTGCTGGCCTACACGGTGGGGTTTGTGGTGGTGCTGATGCTGGCTGGCGCCAATGAACGCCGCCAACACGCGGCGTCTCTGCAGCATGCCCGGATGCGGGCCAGCCTGCGCGCGCGCCGCTAG
- a CDS encoding TenA family transcriptional regulator translates to MAELMNRDEFRTALENAIKGKSANASPFSIAWAEGKLSREHLSRWAENHYHYVGPFADYLGYLYARTPDTYTEAKDFLLANMYEEEIGGDRHTDLLIRFAEACGTTRERVTNPDNMSPTTRALQSWCYAVAMREDPIVAVAGLVVGLESQVPSIYRKQTPTLREKYGFTDEEVEFFDLHIVSDEIHGERGYQIVLEHANTVDLQQRCLKICEIGAQMRLLYTTALYTDYVQHEIKLPELGLAA, encoded by the coding sequence ATGGCAGAACTGATGAACCGAGATGAATTCCGCACCGCGTTGGAAAACGCGATCAAGGGCAAGAGCGCCAATGCGTCGCCCTTTTCCATTGCCTGGGCCGAAGGCAAGCTCAGCCGCGAACATCTGTCGCGCTGGGCCGAGAACCACTACCACTATGTCGGCCCGTTCGCCGACTACCTGGGGTATCTGTACGCCCGCACGCCCGACACCTACACCGAGGCCAAGGACTTCCTGCTGGCCAATATGTATGAAGAAGAGATCGGCGGCGACCGCCATACCGACCTGCTGATCCGCTTTGCCGAAGCCTGCGGCACGACGCGCGAACGGGTCACCAACCCGGACAACATGTCGCCCACCACGCGCGCGCTGCAAAGCTGGTGTTATGCCGTGGCCATGCGCGAAGACCCCATCGTGGCGGTGGCGGGCCTGGTGGTCGGCCTGGAATCGCAGGTGCCGTCCATTTACCGCAAGCAGACGCCGACGCTGCGCGAAAAGTACGGCTTCACCGATGAAGAAGTGGAATTCTTCGACCTGCACATCGTGTCCGACGAGATCCACGGCGAACGCGGCTATCAGATCGTGCTGGAACACGCGAACACGGTAGACCTGCAGCAGCGCTGCCTGAAGATCTGCGAAATCGGCGCCCAGATGCGGCTGCTGTACACCACGGCGCTTTACACCGACTACGTGCAGCACGAGATCAAGCTGCCCGAACTCGGGCTGGCCGCCTGA
- a CDS encoding 2Fe-2S iron-sulfur cluster-binding protein, protein MPTVVFHKGGQTYTDVVKDNTNLVVRAGIKQFPYPHLRYECGMGKCAKCACRVLAGAEHLPPVNWKEKKQLGDRIDQGYRLACQLWLNNDVELVQDGEA, encoded by the coding sequence ATGCCTACCGTTGTATTTCATAAAGGCGGCCAGACCTACACCGACGTGGTGAAGGACAACACCAATCTGGTGGTGCGGGCCGGCATCAAGCAGTTTCCGTATCCGCATCTGCGCTACGAATGCGGCATGGGCAAGTGCGCCAAGTGCGCGTGCCGCGTGCTGGCTGGCGCCGAGCATCTGCCGCCGGTCAACTGGAAAGAGAAAAAGCAGTTGGGCGACCGTATCGACCAGGGCTATCGGCTGGCCTGCCAACTGTGGTTGAACAACGATGTCGAGCTGGTTCAGGACGGGGAGGCATAA
- a CDS encoding ferredoxin translates to MDAVYVILTSKPGVFRTEVGSDVDIIETYDYAFYGRALAVFCIARLHGDTRLIVTEETPPYVVNRVPAKFLEKFASLEAARKELAHLTRFGSMESTLTLRPAAIVARH, encoded by the coding sequence ATGGATGCCGTGTACGTAATCCTGACGTCCAAGCCCGGCGTGTTCCGCACCGAGGTCGGCAGCGATGTCGACATCATCGAAACGTATGACTACGCGTTCTACGGGCGGGCCTTGGCCGTGTTCTGCATTGCGCGACTGCACGGCGACACGCGCCTGATCGTGACGGAAGAAACGCCGCCCTATGTCGTCAATCGCGTGCCCGCCAAGTTTCTGGAGAAGTTCGCGTCGCTGGAGGCGGCTCGCAAGGAACTTGCCCACCTGACCCGCTTTGGCAGCATGGAATCCACCTTGACGCTGCGCCCCGCCGCCATCGTCGCAAGGCATTGA
- a CDS encoding 2Fe-2S iron-sulfur cluster-binding protein produces the protein MVQITFVSNGGKVATAPENSNLLRVSLKEKGGIPFKCGGGLCGTCKCRIEEGLEHTDAIKPKERKHLRPEDFEAGYRMACQTFVNGDVKVSWVVQNGKGVVVGVASDAADAPVPSA, from the coding sequence ATGGTTCAGATTACATTCGTCTCGAACGGCGGCAAGGTTGCCACCGCGCCCGAGAACAGCAACCTGCTGCGCGTTTCGCTCAAGGAAAAAGGGGGCATCCCCTTCAAGTGCGGGGGCGGCCTGTGCGGCACCTGCAAGTGCCGTATCGAGGAAGGGCTGGAGCACACTGACGCGATCAAGCCCAAGGAACGCAAACACCTGCGTCCCGAAGACTTCGAGGCCGGCTACCGCATGGCCTGCCAGACCTTTGTGAACGGCGACGTAAAGGTGTCGTGGGTGGTGCAGAACGGCAAGGGCGTGGTGGTGGGCGTGGCGTCAGACGCGGCCGACGCGCCGGTGCCATCCGCCTGA
- a CDS encoding GntR family transcriptional regulator → MTTSPVSPQAVETPSSAPLKIGEQHPQLFAVIRDKLRERILSGEFTPGDRLVEGRLSEEMGVSRIPVREALRALAAEGLVTIEPRRGASVSVLSDAIAYDMVEVRATLEGLNAKLAAQRRDAKTVERLQEFLREGTEAARGEQLDKFLALNSQFHEMLATIAGNVVLTDLMRSLRDRTALLFAPSNMHRAKANWDEHSQILNAVIAGNGDLAALLASQHVHNAAKAYTDAQQPHGAAD, encoded by the coding sequence ATGACCACTTCTCCCGTCAGCCCGCAAGCCGTAGAGACGCCGTCTTCCGCCCCGCTGAAGATCGGCGAGCAGCATCCGCAGTTGTTCGCCGTCATCCGGGACAAGCTGCGCGAACGCATACTCAGCGGGGAATTCACCCCCGGTGACCGCTTGGTGGAAGGCCGCTTGTCCGAGGAAATGGGCGTGTCGCGCATCCCCGTGCGCGAAGCGCTGCGCGCATTGGCCGCCGAAGGGCTGGTCACCATCGAGCCGCGGCGCGGCGCATCGGTATCGGTACTGTCGGACGCCATCGCCTACGACATGGTGGAAGTGCGCGCCACGCTGGAAGGGCTGAACGCCAAGCTGGCGGCGCAACGCCGCGACGCCAAAACCGTGGAACGCTTGCAGGAATTCCTGCGCGAAGGCACCGAAGCCGCGCGCGGCGAACAGTTGGACAAGTTCCTGGCGCTGAACTCCCAGTTTCACGAAATGCTGGCCACCATTGCCGGCAACGTGGTGCTGACGGATCTGATGCGCTCGCTGCGTGACCGCACGGCGCTCTTGTTCGCGCCCAGCAACATGCATCGCGCCAAGGCGAATTGGGATGAACATTCGCAGATCTTGAATGCCGTGATCGCCGGCAATGGCGACTTGGCCGCCCTGCTGGCCAGCCAGCATGTGCACAACGCGGCCAAGGCCTACACCGACGCCCAGCAGCCGCATGGCGCGGCTGACTGA
- a CDS encoding sulfite exporter TauE/SafE family protein codes for MSALSFPDFWHYAAMAVVVFGAAVAQGVGGIGFAMFAAPVAAMFFPQLAPGPLLTLGGFISLLTALRERTFIDWSSVSYALAGRAVGTLLAIYAMARFAPQTLGVLFAGVILVAVALSVAGLRFTATPGRVSGAGVASGIMGTMTSVGAPPIAIVLQHTAPPQLRATLGVVLFLGSIFSLAMLALAKRYTGYHVGLALSLAPFLLAGFAVSNRLRNRLPPHAVRSVLLAVCALSAVGVLAKAFWGA; via the coding sequence ATGTCCGCCCTGTCTTTCCCCGATTTTTGGCATTACGCCGCCATGGCCGTGGTGGTGTTCGGCGCCGCCGTGGCGCAAGGCGTGGGCGGCATCGGCTTCGCCATGTTCGCGGCCCCGGTGGCGGCAATGTTCTTTCCGCAACTGGCGCCCGGCCCCTTGCTGACGCTGGGCGGCTTCATCTCACTGTTGACCGCCTTGCGCGAGCGGACCTTTATCGACTGGTCTTCCGTGTCTTATGCGCTGGCCGGCCGCGCGGTCGGCACGCTGCTGGCCATCTACGCGATGGCGCGCTTTGCGCCCCAGACCCTGGGCGTGCTGTTCGCCGGCGTGATCCTCGTGGCCGTGGCCCTGAGCGTGGCAGGCTTGCGCTTTACCGCCACGCCGGGCCGGGTGTCCGGGGCCGGCGTGGCCTCCGGCATCATGGGAACGATGACGTCGGTGGGCGCCCCGCCCATCGCCATCGTGTTGCAACACACCGCGCCGCCCCAACTACGGGCCACGCTGGGCGTGGTGCTGTTCCTGGGGTCGATTTTCTCTCTGGCCATGCTGGCGCTAGCCAAGCGGTACACGGGTTACCACGTTGGGCTGGCGCTTAGCCTGGCGCCTTTTCTGCTGGCGGGCTTTGCGGTCTCGAATCGCTTGCGCAACCGGCTGCCGCCGCATGCCGTGCGCAGCGTGCTGCTTGCGGTATGCGCACTAAGCGCCGTGGGGGTGCTGGCCAAGGCCTTCTGGGGCGCCTGA